The Palaemon carinicauda isolate YSFRI2023 chromosome 38, ASM3689809v2, whole genome shotgun sequence genomic interval AGGACTTCTAAGAAAAGAGCGTGTCGGTGTGCCCGAGTCTCTTTTAATTGAGACCATCTCAAACTGCTGCTGCAAATTAAAACTTTTGGAGGGTAGTCCAGCCCTTGAAAAAATTGATTTCAACATTGGAGAGTGTGTTGGGATCTCCAAGATTGGCCACTGGGTCTTCTTCGTCGTATTGGTATTCTTTTTTCGGTCATGAGTAAAAGTTTCAACGCGATCTGAAAGCGTTCTTGCAATGCAAGTCAAGGGGGAAGTTGAATTTAATTCTATCGAAGGTATAATCGTCGTCGCTTGACCAATATCTGCAGTGGAACGGTTAATTTCTAAAGTGTCTCTCGATGTTATAACTTTGTTTGATGATGAATCATCTAGTAGGGTAGAAGGATCAAAACATGGCAAATCTGATTCTGCGGAAACAAATCCTGCATCTGTGTTTGAGCTATGGTCAGCCTTTTCTGAATCAGTAAGGTCTACGTTGACCAAATGCTGCCAACCCTCCCTGGATTTGGTATCAATCTGATGCACTGATGCCGACCAGATATCACTTGCCAATAAGCTCAAACGGGAAGGTCGCCTCGTGATTGTGGGGACAGACAACTGGCAGTCTTCTTGGAGAATGTTGTAATCATTAGACCTATCGTCATTGCTCACAATTTCAGCCACTGTGAAAATTGGTATTTCAGGTTTTTTCTCGGATACTTTGCCTGTGTTCGTACCTGGCTGATCTTCAGTTACCTTTCTGGTTTTC includes:
- the LOC137630663 gene encoding uncharacterized protein, whose protein sequence is MPGTFQLDVVETLTPSVTVSLRADMAVTGHEGDGALSAIHHAWVWPILSIGVIFLAMSVGAISVMCYDAFKICRKTKFTMLRSIIERAKTRKVTEDQPGTNTGKVSEKKPEIPIFTVAEIVSNDDRSNDYNILQEDCQLSVPTITRRPSRLSLLASDIWSASVHQIDTKSREGWQHLVNVDLTDSEKADHSSNTDAGFVSAESDLPCFDPSTLLDDSSSNKVITSRDTLEINRSTADIGQATTIIPSIELNSTSPLTCIARTLSDRVETFTHDRKKNTNTTKKTQWPILEIPTHSPMLKSIFSRAGLPSKSFNLQQQFEMVSIKRDSGTPTRSFLRSPSSGSLKLKTGAGDINHNSNWTKRPLGVMGVEDSFNSLRNPKICQ